One window of Neosynechococcus sphagnicola sy1 genomic DNA carries:
- the dut gene encoding dUTP diphosphatase — translation MTDDHSVRIKIQRLNPEAKLPQYAHPGDSGADLVAVTECTIQPMQWLAVPTGIAAEVPPGFELQVRPRSGWALKQGVTVLNSPGTVDAGYRGEIKVILLNLGSEAVAIARGQKIAQMVVAPVVWGQFEEVDHLTPSQRGSGGFGSTGLTSVEDDMGNPQS, via the coding sequence ATGACTGACGATCATTCCGTGAGGATCAAAATTCAGCGACTCAACCCGGAGGCCAAACTGCCCCAGTATGCCCATCCCGGTGACTCCGGCGCAGATTTAGTAGCGGTAACTGAATGCACGATCCAACCGATGCAGTGGTTGGCGGTGCCCACGGGGATCGCCGCCGAGGTGCCCCCTGGATTTGAATTACAGGTACGCCCCCGCAGTGGCTGGGCGCTGAAACAGGGGGTGACAGTGTTGAATTCTCCTGGGACGGTGGATGCAGGGTATCGGGGTGAAATCAAGGTGATTTTGCTCAACCTAGGTTCAGAAGCCGTTGCGATCGCCAGGGGGCAAAAAATTGCTCAGATGGTAGTGGCACCAGTGGTCTGGGGTCAATTTGAAGAAGTGGATCACCTCACCCCATCTCAACGGGGCAGTGGGGGGTTTGGGTCTACGGGCCTCACCTCGGTCGAGGACGACATGGGGAACCCGCAGTCCTGA
- a CDS encoding FAD-dependent thymidylate synthase translates to MAMIRWPNWGGAHLACEGISNIAAKALEDSRLGISPLEKSTRYVPFNRKLNGRYRYYREPAIMASPHATAYETTLDHLFDTYTALIDPLLGWIKRVTPQDPSTSERAYNSATRAKALDLLRGLLPMATLTNVGLFGNGRAFEYLLVKLAASPHGEVRTLGGAMQQELDQMIPSFVKRAKTERGQNYARYLSTNRDRSQHLAQQLCGQQQPASPVTVQLVESDPAAEAKVVAAILYPHTDLTLEQLQTIVTELSSGEKEAIIQTYIGDRGSRFDRPGRAFEETYYTFDILADLGAYRDLHRHRVLTQERQPYTVNHGYVVPPELVAANLADPYHQALVAAAETFTQIHPDLPTAAQYGVPFAYRVRWRMKLNLREVYHFVELRSGRQGHASYREIAQEMYRQIQQVHPTLVAQMHYVDLHDYDLERLAAEQRLDTRLQQRDPIEPHG, encoded by the coding sequence ATGGCGATGATTCGGTGGCCGAATTGGGGGGGGGCGCATCTTGCCTGTGAAGGCATTAGTAATATTGCCGCCAAGGCGCTGGAGGATAGCCGCTTAGGAATTTCTCCCCTGGAGAAGTCAACCCGGTACGTGCCATTCAATCGTAAACTCAATGGCCGCTATCGCTACTACCGGGAACCCGCGATCATGGCCTCTCCCCATGCCACCGCCTACGAGACCACCCTGGATCATTTATTTGACACCTACACGGCATTGATTGACCCCTTGCTGGGTTGGATCAAAAGGGTGACACCCCAAGATCCAAGCACTTCGGAGCGCGCTTACAACAGTGCCACTCGCGCCAAGGCGCTGGATCTGCTGCGGGGGTTACTGCCCATGGCAACCCTGACGAATGTCGGTTTGTTTGGTAATGGACGTGCCTTTGAATATCTGCTGGTGAAGTTGGCCGCCTCACCCCATGGCGAGGTTCGTACCCTGGGCGGGGCGATGCAACAGGAGTTAGACCAAATGATTCCTTCCTTCGTCAAGCGGGCAAAAACGGAGCGGGGGCAGAACTATGCCCGTTATTTATCAACCAATCGCGATCGCAGCCAACACCTGGCCCAACAGTTATGCGGGCAGCAACAACCCGCCTCCCCCGTGACGGTGCAACTCGTGGAATCCGATCCGGCAGCCGAAGCCAAGGTGGTGGCAGCAATTCTTTACCCCCATACCGATTTGACCTTGGAGCAGCTGCAAACCATTGTCACCGAGCTGTCGAGTGGGGAGAAAGAGGCGATTATTCAGACCTACATCGGCGATCGCGGTTCCCGATTTGATCGTCCGGGTCGCGCCTTTGAAGAAACCTATTACACCTTTGATATCCTGGCGGATCTGGGAGCTTATCGGGATTTACATCGACATCGGGTGCTTACCCAGGAACGCCAGCCTTACACCGTCAACCATGGGTATGTGGTTCCCCCCGAGCTCGTTGCGGCGAATCTGGCCGACCCTTACCACCAGGCATTGGTCGCCGCTGCTGAAACCTTTACGCAGATTCACCCAGACCTGCCCACCGCCGCCCAATATGGGGTGCCCTTCGCCTATCGGGTGCGCTGGCGGATGAAGTTAAATCTGCGGGAGGTTTACCATTTTGTGGAACTCCGCAGTGGGCGGCAGGGGCATGCCTCCTACCGGGAAATTGCCCAGGAAATGTATCGGCAAATCCAACAGGTTCATCCCACCTTAGTGGCCCAGATGCACTATGTCGATCTCCATGACTATGACCTGGAGCGTCTGGCCGCAGAGCAACGCCTGGATACCAGGTTGCAGCAGCGAGATCCCATCGAGCCTCACGGTTAA
- a CDS encoding shikimate kinase codes for MLNHPLQDALGGINIYLIGMMGSGKTTIGQQLATQLGYRFIDTDALITQIAGQSIADLFALEGEAAFRQLETQVLAELSAYACQKLAIATGGGIVLRRQNWSYLHHGIVVWLDVPVSVLCDRLNQDRHRPLLQGVDPVATLTHLLEQRQSRYAQADIRLAVTLGETPVQVVDRLLHTLPKILKSQSDRPDLSQIENALN; via the coding sequence GTGTTGAACCACCCGTTGCAGGATGCCCTCGGAGGCATCAATATTTACCTGATTGGCATGATGGGATCTGGCAAGACCACCATTGGGCAACAGTTGGCGACTCAGTTGGGCTATCGCTTTATCGACACCGATGCCTTGATTACGCAAATTGCGGGTCAGTCAATCGCCGATTTGTTTGCCCTAGAGGGAGAAGCGGCCTTCCGGCAACTCGAAACCCAGGTGTTAGCAGAACTGTCTGCCTATGCCTGTCAAAAGTTGGCGATCGCAACGGGGGGCGGCATTGTCCTGCGTCGTCAGAACTGGAGCTATTTACACCATGGCATTGTTGTCTGGCTCGATGTCCCCGTCTCCGTGCTGTGCGATCGCCTCAACCAGGATCGCCATCGACCCCTGTTACAGGGTGTAGACCCGGTTGCCACCCTCACCCACCTGCTGGAGCAACGGCAGTCACGCTATGCCCAAGCGGATATTCGCCTTGCGGTGACCTTGGGAGAAACCCCTGTCCAGGTGGTCGATCGGCTGCTGCACACCTTACCAAAGATTTTAAAATCCCAGAGCGATCGCCCAGATTTATCCCAGATTGAGAATGCTTTGAATTAA
- a CDS encoding aromatic ring-hydroxylating oxygenase subunit alpha → MSAMDPAVFSPDSKRDGTSAPKNDPTLSQVTSSHNIRRQGINLNHWYVLARSFEVQAQPLGLTLWHQPIVLFRDTQGHIHALEDCCPHRLVRMSHGIVAGDQLECAYHGWRFDATGRCSWVPHLAEHQKLPTCRLRRYPVREQDGFIWVFPGEPALAEQCSPLGMPEWEDLNYIATVSSIDCPGHFSYLIENLMDMHHGHLHQEFQAWAEATLESLEESSTRVDAHYQAQSYYRIDRMWSVAQLFIPALRQLHPEPLDVSYVYPHWMATLGQDFKIYCLFCPVHETQTRGYLIHFTSLNRFPELLYLPKWFRRFLKNRLFGAAQHLLDGLVKQDVQMIRDEQQAYLQHPERRIYELNRALVSVQRLIRTQVNPSGESTISSEVNLQ, encoded by the coding sequence ATGAGTGCAATGGACCCGGCTGTCTTTTCCCCAGATTCCAAGCGCGACGGCACCTCTGCCCCCAAGAATGACCCGACACTGTCTCAGGTCACATCCAGTCACAACATACGCCGACAGGGGATCAACCTCAATCATTGGTATGTGTTGGCTCGCAGCTTTGAGGTGCAGGCCCAACCCCTGGGACTGACCCTTTGGCATCAGCCCATTGTGCTGTTTCGCGATACCCAGGGTCACATTCATGCCCTGGAAGACTGCTGTCCCCATCGGCTGGTGAGAATGAGTCATGGCATCGTCGCCGGGGATCAGCTGGAGTGTGCCTATCACGGTTGGCGATTTGATGCAACGGGACGGTGCAGCTGGGTGCCCCATTTGGCCGAGCATCAAAAATTGCCAACCTGCCGCCTCCGGAGATACCCCGTTCGGGAGCAGGATGGTTTCATCTGGGTATTCCCTGGAGAACCCGCCCTGGCGGAACAGTGCTCTCCCCTGGGGATGCCCGAGTGGGAGGATTTAAACTACATTGCCACGGTGTCATCCATTGATTGTCCAGGGCATTTCTCTTACTTGATTGAGAATCTCATGGACATGCACCATGGGCATCTTCACCAGGAGTTTCAAGCCTGGGCTGAGGCGACCCTAGAGAGCCTGGAGGAGTCTAGCACCCGTGTCGATGCCCACTATCAAGCCCAGAGCTACTATCGCATCGATCGAATGTGGTCGGTGGCGCAACTGTTTATCCCAGCCTTGCGGCAGTTGCATCCTGAACCCCTGGATGTTAGCTATGTCTACCCCCATTGGATGGCAACCCTCGGTCAAGACTTTAAGATTTATTGTCTATTTTGTCCTGTGCATGAAACCCAGACCCGAGGGTATCTGATTCACTTCACCTCCTTAAATCGCTTTCCAGAATTGCTTTACCTACCAAAATGGTTTCGCCGTTTCCTCAAAAATAGGCTGTTTGGGGCAGCCCAACACCTCTTGGATGGCCTAGTCAAGCAGGATGTCCAGATGATTCGTGACGAGCAACAAGCCTATTTGCAGCATCCTGAGCGGCGGATTTATGAGTTAAATCGGGCGTTAGTGAGTGTACAGCGGTTAATCCGCACCCAAGTAAATCCCAGCGGGGAGTCAACGATCTCCTCCGAAGTCAACCTACAATAA
- a CDS encoding FAD-dependent oxidoreductase produces the protein MSPLSNSSLLQPLSRRAALKLFGIGTIAGVLGYSRFSKPEPYVFQSDALDLPRRVDQSLQVVVVGAGLAGLACAYELSQRGFKVTLLERAPQLGGKVASWPIQVGGETMMMEHGFHGFFPQYYNLNNLVTELEIENNFQSLKSYAVVYKDAKYDPEVFRPSHSAFPWNVVDLTVSSPNRLKWGLNLTKQEHWQVFREITAFQAQSSYQRLDHLSVVEWVQQGFPQGLFDLYFLPFAKSSLNAPDVLSVGELMQFFHFYFFGNPEGLAFRGTRQDMGRSLVQPIAEAILRNGGRIVTEATVSQVAWSQGQIASIHYQQGNAVSEVPFWVQRSAVLTDQPLEHFGASDQVFALAPDGQEAISLTCTHQGCTVQQTVAGEFHCPCHGAVFDREGRVIRGPAKGNLPRLKVAQRQADQVQLVTNTTSSVHSSTPPGETLQADYYVFATDVPGVKHLLSLSTGEVNPQIQQQVQGLAIADPFAVARFWFDQDFPWEHSNFTSLSGYRLTDSITLYHRIQDEYIAWAEKTGGSVVELHAYCYKEKEFPTQEALLTTFEAELYQVVPQLQSATLLHRELVNQKNFSGFPPNSHANRPETGTPAANLLFAGDWVKTALPLWFDGTGHQ, from the coding sequence ATGAGTCCACTATCAAATTCATCGCTGCTGCAACCTCTGTCTCGCCGCGCAGCGCTCAAATTATTTGGCATCGGGACGATCGCCGGAGTCCTGGGGTATTCCCGGTTTTCTAAACCAGAGCCCTATGTGTTCCAGAGCGATGCCTTGGATCTCCCCCGCCGGGTAGATCAGTCCCTCCAGGTGGTGGTCGTGGGGGCAGGTTTGGCAGGTCTGGCCTGTGCTTACGAACTCAGTCAACGCGGTTTCAAGGTCACCTTACTAGAACGGGCACCCCAACTCGGGGGTAAAGTTGCCAGCTGGCCCATTCAGGTGGGCGGTGAAACCATGATGATGGAGCATGGCTTTCATGGGTTTTTCCCCCAGTACTACAACCTCAACAATCTGGTAACGGAACTGGAGATTGAGAATAATTTTCAGTCTTTGAAGTCCTATGCCGTTGTCTACAAAGATGCCAAGTACGATCCAGAAGTCTTTCGCCCCAGCCACTCAGCCTTTCCCTGGAATGTTGTCGATCTGACCGTATCCTCCCCCAATCGTCTCAAGTGGGGTTTAAATCTGACCAAGCAGGAACACTGGCAAGTGTTTCGAGAAATCACTGCTTTTCAAGCCCAAAGTAGTTACCAACGGCTCGATCACCTCTCGGTGGTCGAGTGGGTGCAGCAGGGGTTCCCCCAGGGGCTGTTTGACCTCTATTTTCTGCCCTTTGCCAAGTCAAGTCTGAATGCCCCGGATGTGCTGAGCGTCGGAGAATTAATGCAATTTTTCCACTTCTATTTCTTCGGAAATCCAGAAGGGCTGGCATTTCGGGGAACTCGCCAGGATATGGGCCGGAGCTTAGTGCAGCCGATTGCAGAGGCGATCCTTCGTAACGGTGGCAGAATTGTCACCGAGGCAACGGTGAGTCAGGTTGCCTGGAGTCAGGGACAGATTGCCTCCATCCACTACCAGCAGGGAAATGCCGTTAGTGAGGTGCCGTTTTGGGTGCAGCGAAGCGCTGTGCTGACGGATCAACCCCTGGAACATTTTGGGGCCAGTGATCAAGTATTTGCCCTCGCCCCGGATGGACAGGAAGCTATTTCCCTTACCTGTACCCACCAGGGTTGTACGGTACAGCAAACGGTGGCGGGTGAATTTCATTGCCCCTGTCATGGTGCCGTCTTCGACCGCGAGGGACGGGTGATCCGGGGGCCGGCAAAGGGCAATTTACCCCGATTGAAAGTCGCCCAGCGGCAAGCGGATCAGGTACAACTGGTGACCAACACCACCTCGTCGGTTCACAGCTCCACCCCTCCTGGGGAGACGTTGCAGGCCGATTACTATGTATTTGCTACAGATGTGCCGGGGGTGAAACATTTGTTGAGTCTGTCAACGGGGGAGGTGAATCCCCAGATTCAACAGCAAGTGCAAGGGTTGGCGATCGCCGATCCCTTTGCTGTAGCTCGCTTCTGGTTTGATCAAGACTTTCCCTGGGAACACAGTAACTTTACCTCCTTGTCGGGCTATCGCCTCACCGATAGCATTACCCTGTACCATCGCATCCAGGATGAATACATCGCCTGGGCGGAGAAAACGGGGGGCAGTGTGGTGGAACTCCATGCCTACTGTTACAAAGAAAAAGAATTCCCCACACAAGAAGCCCTCTTGACCACCTTTGAGGCGGAGCTATACCAGGTGGTACCCCAACTGCAATCGGCAACCCTGCTGCATCGAGAACTGGTCAATCAAAAGAATTTTTCTGGTTTCCCCCCTAACAGTCACGCCAATCGCCCCGAAACCGGAACCCCAGCCGCTAATCTGCTCTTTGCCGGGGATTGGGTAAAAACTGCCCTTCCCCTGTGGTTTGATGGAACGGGCCATCAGTAG
- a CDS encoding DUF3095 domain-containing protein — protein sequence MSTDYFYADLPVLTSFLDITNPQNFTSVPRDWYILITDVVGSTQAIESGRYKEVNLLGACSIIAILNIAEQLEIPFIFGGDGASILIPPGLFAPAQAALLATRQLAQDSFNLNLRVGAVPVAVVKDANYDVKIAKLRISENYVQGNFTGGGLTYATDLLKHPDTTQGYCFQEGATDVNADFSGLECRWQDIFSQHGETVSLIAMALADSEPENDLIYKNILETLSVIYGSEQNFHPVAADHLHLSFKNQNLAGETKVQVRSQNFWHQQFYLLKIKLENLLGWLFMRFRMQVGSFNWGDYLLIVAASTDHQKFDDLLRMVIASTTVQRQQLTDFLERQYQNGSLVYGLHVSDRALMTCLVFERNGRQVHFIDGADGGYALAAKAMKARLNQRRS from the coding sequence ATGTCTACTGACTATTTCTACGCAGATTTACCCGTCCTGACCAGTTTTCTGGATATTACCAATCCCCAGAACTTCACTTCAGTACCTCGGGACTGGTACATCTTAATCACGGATGTTGTGGGTTCGACCCAAGCAATTGAAAGTGGCCGCTATAAAGAGGTCAACCTCCTGGGTGCCTGCTCCATCATTGCCATCTTAAACATTGCCGAGCAGCTAGAAATCCCCTTTATTTTTGGCGGGGATGGAGCTTCGATCCTAATTCCACCGGGGTTATTCGCCCCAGCCCAGGCAGCATTACTGGCCACTCGCCAATTAGCTCAGGACTCCTTCAATTTGAATTTACGAGTCGGCGCGGTGCCCGTCGCGGTGGTCAAGGATGCCAATTATGATGTCAAGATTGCTAAGTTAAGAATCTCTGAGAACTATGTGCAAGGAAATTTTACCGGGGGCGGGCTGACCTATGCCACCGACTTACTGAAGCACCCCGACACTACCCAAGGCTACTGTTTTCAGGAAGGGGCAACCGATGTTAACGCAGATTTTTCGGGGTTGGAATGTCGCTGGCAGGATATTTTCAGCCAGCACGGCGAAACCGTGAGTTTAATTGCCATGGCCTTGGCGGATTCGGAACCGGAGAATGATTTGATCTATAAAAATATTCTGGAAACTCTGAGCGTGATCTATGGCAGTGAGCAGAATTTTCATCCTGTGGCCGCCGATCACTTACACCTGTCCTTTAAGAATCAAAATCTTGCGGGGGAAACCAAGGTGCAGGTGCGATCGCAGAATTTTTGGCACCAACAATTTTACCTGCTGAAAATCAAGCTGGAAAATTTACTGGGTTGGCTATTCATGCGCTTTCGGATGCAAGTAGGTTCCTTCAATTGGGGCGACTATCTGCTGATAGTCGCCGCCTCAACGGATCATCAGAAGTTTGACGATCTGTTACGGATGGTGATTGCCAGCACCACTGTCCAGCGACAGCAACTGACCGATTTCTTAGAGCGGCAGTACCAAAACGGCAGCCTAGTGTACGGCCTTCATGTCTCCGACCGAGCTTTGATGACCTGTCTGGTGTTTGAGCGCAATGGCCGCCAAGTGCATTTTATTGATGGTGCCGATGGGGGCTATGCCCTGGCAGCGAAGGCCATGAAGGCCAGACTCAACCAGCGACGATCATGA
- a CDS encoding DMT family transporter produces the protein MQSQSLKLSPSTLALIAPFALWGTAMVFMKGVIPHTTPLFLAGIRLLPAGILVVAVALLMGRPQPQGWRAWLWISLFALVDGTLFQGFLAQGLVRTGAGLGSVMIDSQPLAVALLALWIFGEQIGLWGWVGLALGGVGISFIGLPDAWILSWGQKLQAAMLHSLATVVSWVPTLNPAPLDGPALLPQLFQSGEWLMLLAALSMAVGTILLRVICRYADPVSATGWHMILGGLPLLVASAGVESEQWINLNAMDWLALGYATVFGSAIAYGLFFYFAASGSLTSLSSLTFLTPVFALCFGNLLLAEVLTPIQWLGVCCTLISIYLINQREKLTMSWRRSAQVSQLLLKPTAVPVIKLHHSDLSRPEGVTKPIISVAITVPDSDAEVSS, from the coding sequence GTGCAGTCCCAGTCCCTGAAGCTCTCCCCTTCCACCCTGGCTTTGATTGCCCCCTTTGCCCTTTGGGGAACTGCCATGGTGTTTATGAAGGGAGTCATTCCCCACACCACGCCACTGTTTCTGGCCGGAATCCGGTTGTTGCCAGCAGGCATCTTAGTGGTGGCAGTGGCGCTGCTGATGGGGAGACCCCAACCCCAAGGGTGGCGTGCCTGGTTGTGGATTAGCCTGTTTGCCCTGGTAGATGGCACCCTCTTCCAAGGATTTCTCGCCCAGGGACTGGTGCGTACCGGAGCCGGACTGGGATCGGTGATGATTGACTCCCAGCCCCTCGCTGTGGCTCTCCTAGCGCTGTGGATATTTGGGGAACAGATTGGTCTGTGGGGGTGGGTCGGGCTAGCCCTGGGGGGAGTGGGCATTAGCTTCATTGGTCTCCCCGATGCTTGGATTTTAAGCTGGGGACAAAAACTGCAAGCTGCGATGCTGCATAGCCTAGCGACGGTCGTGTCCTGGGTGCCGACCCTGAATCCTGCCCCGCTGGATGGGCCAGCACTTCTGCCCCAGTTGTTCCAAAGTGGCGAGTGGTTGATGCTTCTGGCAGCCCTCTCCATGGCCGTGGGCACGATTTTGTTGCGGGTGATCTGTCGCTATGCCGACCCCGTGAGCGCCACTGGCTGGCATATGATTCTGGGTGGATTGCCCTTGCTGGTTGCCTCCGCTGGGGTTGAATCGGAGCAGTGGATCAATCTCAATGCAATGGATTGGCTAGCCTTAGGCTATGCAACGGTCTTTGGCAGCGCGATCGCCTATGGGTTGTTCTTTTACTTCGCAGCCAGTGGTAGTCTCACAAGTTTGAGTTCTCTGACGTTTTTGACCCCTGTTTTTGCCCTCTGCTTTGGCAATTTGTTGCTGGCAGAAGTGTTGACTCCCATCCAATGGCTAGGGGTTTGCTGTACGTTAATCAGTATTTATTTGATTAACCAACGGGAGAAGCTGACCATGAGTTGGCGACGTTCCGCCCAAGTGTCTCAGCTGCTTCTGAAACCGACAGCGGTGCCAGTGATCAAGCTCCATCATTCCGACCTCTCCCGTCCCGAGGGGGTGACAAAGCCCATCATCAGTGTTGCTATCACCGTTCCAGACTCCGATGCAGAGGTATCTAGCTAA
- a CDS encoding ABC transporter ATP-binding protein, producing the protein MPQLVLEIEHLHKTYGKQQVLQDLNLHIWPGEIYGLLGPNGAGKTTTINIIGNLVRADRGIVRIGGRLVSQSSKRLIGVSPQENLIYRGLSCRENLNFFASLYGLRGRQRSRRVWACLEAVSLRSRANTLAETLSGGMQRRLSMAISMIHQPKLLILDEPTTGLDIEARYEIWHLIRELQHQGITVLLTTHLLEEAERLCDRIGILKEGRILAEGTLSELCQWVPAAEVVTIQTTDEAAAIARAQTYGFTHRYYGGDLCFWLPSVLELREILQCFDGIPLVSISRQPVRLEHIYVEVTHSPPIQPGQIRGAILPGTAPNLPTRLDNPRK; encoded by the coding sequence ATGCCTCAACTCGTGCTAGAGATCGAACACCTCCACAAGACCTACGGCAAACAGCAGGTTCTCCAGGATTTAAATTTACACATCTGGCCGGGTGAAATCTATGGACTGCTGGGGCCTAATGGCGCTGGCAAGACCACAACGATTAATATTATTGGCAATCTCGTTCGCGCTGACCGGGGAATCGTGCGCATCGGGGGACGGCTCGTGTCTCAAAGTAGTAAGCGACTGATTGGGGTTTCTCCCCAAGAAAATTTAATTTACCGGGGGCTGAGTTGCCGCGAGAACCTCAATTTCTTTGCCAGTCTCTATGGTTTGCGGGGACGACAGCGATCGCGGCGAGTCTGGGCTTGCCTGGAAGCAGTTAGCCTCAGGTCTAGGGCAAACACTTTGGCAGAAACCCTCAGTGGCGGCATGCAACGCCGGTTAAGTATGGCGATCTCCATGATTCACCAACCCAAGTTGCTGATCTTAGACGAGCCTACTACAGGTCTGGATATTGAAGCTCGCTATGAAATCTGGCACCTGATTCGAGAGCTTCAGCATCAGGGTATTACGGTGTTACTGACCACCCATTTATTAGAAGAAGCCGAACGTCTGTGCGATCGCATCGGCATTCTCAAGGAAGGTCGAATCTTGGCAGAGGGAACCCTCTCAGAACTCTGTCAGTGGGTGCCTGCCGCAGAAGTTGTTACCATTCAAACCACCGATGAAGCTGCGGCGATCGCACGGGCTCAAACCTACGGCTTTACCCACCGCTACTATGGCGGTGACCTTTGCTTCTGGCTGCCCTCCGTTCTAGAGCTGCGAGAAATTCTCCAGTGTTTTGACGGCATTCCCCTGGTTTCGATCTCCCGGCAGCCGGTGCGTCTAGAGCATATTTATGTGGAAGTCACCCACAGCCCTCCGATACAACCTGGGCAGATCCGTGGAGCAATATTGCCTGGGACTGCTCCCAACCTACCAACTAGACTTGACAACCCCAGGAAGTAA
- a CDS encoding 3-deoxy-7-phosphoheptulonate synthase: MRKTNDLHVVETRPLLAPMTIKTELPITQAVADLVGGTRDRIRTILNREDPRLLVVVGPCSIHDVEAAYEYGQHLCQLRSELADHLEIVMRVYFEKPRTNIGWKGLINDPLLDESFDINLGLRLARKLLLDLAALGLPAATELLDPIIPQYIADVVSWTAIGARTTESQTHREMASGLSMPVGFKNGTDGHCDSAINAMLSARQPHRFLGINAQGLASIVTTTGNPDTHLVLRGGKGGPNYDAAHVEKAAAELTRHGCNARMMVDCSHGNALKDHNRQISVCRDVAAQIRSGSRHLMGVMVESHLVAGKQSLKPDLNHLVYGQSVTDACVDLATTTQMLHELADSVRQHQALPLAIAHV; this comes from the coding sequence ATGCGTAAGACCAACGATCTGCATGTGGTAGAGACCCGACCACTGCTGGCTCCGATGACCATTAAGACAGAACTTCCCATTACTCAGGCCGTTGCCGATCTGGTCGGGGGCACCCGCGATCGCATTCGGACAATTCTGAATAGGGAAGATCCCCGGTTATTGGTGGTGGTTGGCCCCTGCTCGATCCATGATGTTGAGGCTGCCTACGAATATGGGCAGCACCTGTGTCAGTTGCGTTCCGAACTGGCTGACCACCTGGAAATTGTCATGCGCGTCTATTTTGAGAAACCGCGCACCAATATTGGCTGGAAGGGGTTGATCAACGATCCCCTCTTGGATGAAAGTTTTGATATTAATCTAGGGCTGCGATTGGCCCGGAAACTATTGTTGGATCTGGCCGCTTTAGGACTCCCAGCCGCCACAGAATTACTCGATCCCATTATTCCCCAGTACATTGCCGATGTGGTTTCCTGGACAGCCATAGGGGCGCGTACCACTGAAAGCCAAACCCACCGCGAGATGGCCTCTGGACTATCGATGCCCGTAGGCTTTAAGAATGGTACCGATGGGCACTGTGATTCCGCAATCAATGCCATGCTGTCGGCCCGCCAACCCCACCGTTTTCTGGGCATCAATGCCCAGGGACTGGCCAGTATTGTTACGACAACGGGCAATCCAGACACGCACCTCGTGTTACGGGGGGGCAAGGGAGGGCCGAACTATGATGCCGCCCATGTGGAAAAAGCCGCCGCAGAGCTGACCCGTCACGGTTGTAATGCCCGGATGATGGTGGATTGTAGCCATGGCAATGCCCTGAAAGACCACAACCGTCAGATCTCAGTGTGCCGAGACGTAGCAGCTCAAATTCGCAGCGGCTCCCGACACCTGATGGGGGTAATGGTTGAGAGTCATCTGGTTGCGGGTAAGCAGTCTTTGAAGCCCGATCTCAACCACCTTGTCTATGGTCAAAGTGTCACGGATGCCTGTGTGGATCTGGCTACCACCACCCAGATGTTGCACGAATTGGCTGATTCAGTCCGGCAGCACCAAGCACTCCCCCTCGCCATTGCCCACGTTTGA
- a CDS encoding ABC transporter permease: MATVVAEREQRTLKRLFLTPLSGLSYFLGIFLAHSCIGLGQSLLVYGAASLWGARFHGSVLLGIVIVILSILAYVGVGFILGTQLARRTEDVNALVAAFGVPLLILGGAFVPAFLFPKVLLDLARFNPIYHMNEALLQVSADGRSLTEIGYHFWFLVWFTLAMVIAGWLSYRRMLRVERRL; the protein is encoded by the coding sequence GTGGCAACGGTGGTGGCTGAACGAGAGCAACGGACGCTGAAGCGGTTATTCCTCACCCCCCTGAGCGGGCTCTCTTACTTTCTGGGCATTTTTCTGGCCCATAGTTGTATTGGTCTGGGGCAGAGTCTCCTCGTCTACGGTGCAGCAAGCCTCTGGGGAGCAAGGTTCCACGGCTCAGTGCTGTTAGGCATCGTCATTGTCATCTTGAGTATTTTAGCTTATGTGGGGGTGGGGTTTATCTTGGGAACGCAACTGGCGCGCCGTACCGAAGATGTCAATGCGCTGGTAGCTGCGTTTGGCGTTCCCTTGCTGATTTTGGGAGGGGCGTTTGTCCCTGCTTTTTTGTTTCCCAAAGTCCTGTTGGATCTGGCACGGTTTAACCCCATCTATCATATGAATGAAGCCTTGCTGCAAGTCTCTGCTGATGGCCGGAGTCTGACAGAGATTGGTTACCACTTCTGGTTTTTGGTGTGGTTTACCTTGGCGATGGTGATCGCTGGCTGGCTGTCCTATCGGCGGATGCTCCGGGTGGAGCGGCGGCTGTAA